The Maribacter aquivivus genome has a segment encoding these proteins:
- a CDS encoding M20/M25/M40 family metallo-hydrolase — MKKSLTLLLIISLYSGYSQDSILIKSKVANAIVELREFVAIPNDALNADDIDTNLYWLRKKFTERGFNSTILETEGLPLFFAALPMDDNKPTILFYMHLDGQSVDAKKWDQPDPYKVVLKSKTGDGWKKEAFSDLEDDINYDWRLFGRSTSDDKGPIVMFLNAIDALKKDGIEIPYNVKVILDSEEEKSSAPLPQAVRTYKDLLKADFLVINDGPVHVSGKPTVVYGCRGITTLSITTHGPIKPQHSGHYGNYAPNPGFQLAQLLATMKDADGRVLIKGYYDGITLDEATLEILKSVPDNIEEINTNLAISNPEKVGSFYQEALQYPSLNIRGLGSGWIGDQARTILPATATAELDLRLVPESDGNRLKKLVKEHIKNQGFHVMSTEPTMEDRLKYDKIVTIKEGSVTDAFRTDLNNPFGNSIVKTMETKFGEKPVQIRIMGGTVPISPFINELKIPAFIVPMVNADNNQHSPNENLKIGQIAYGIETFYALLSSKM; from the coding sequence ATGAAAAAATCACTTACACTTCTATTAATTATATCTCTTTATTCTGGCTACTCACAAGACTCTATACTTATTAAATCTAAAGTTGCCAATGCTATTGTAGAATTAAGAGAATTTGTTGCTATACCAAATGATGCCTTAAACGCAGATGATATAGATACTAACCTATATTGGCTTAGAAAAAAATTTACCGAACGAGGCTTCAATAGTACCATATTAGAAACAGAGGGTTTACCACTTTTCTTTGCTGCCCTACCGATGGATGACAATAAACCTACCATCTTATTTTACATGCATTTAGATGGTCAATCTGTTGATGCTAAAAAATGGGATCAACCAGACCCTTATAAAGTAGTACTGAAATCTAAAACCGGTGATGGCTGGAAAAAAGAAGCATTTTCAGATTTAGAAGATGATATTAATTATGACTGGAGACTTTTTGGAAGATCAACATCTGACGATAAAGGACCTATTGTTATGTTTTTAAATGCTATTGATGCACTTAAAAAAGACGGTATTGAAATACCTTATAATGTAAAGGTCATTTTAGATAGTGAAGAAGAGAAAAGTAGTGCGCCTTTACCGCAAGCTGTACGTACATATAAAGATTTACTTAAAGCTGACTTCTTAGTTATTAATGATGGTCCGGTACATGTTTCTGGTAAACCTACCGTTGTTTATGGTTGTAGAGGCATTACTACGTTATCAATTACAACTCACGGTCCAATAAAACCTCAACACAGTGGGCATTACGGAAACTACGCTCCAAACCCTGGTTTTCAATTAGCGCAACTTTTAGCAACTATGAAAGATGCTGATGGTCGAGTTTTGATTAAAGGATATTATGACGGAATAACCTTAGATGAAGCTACATTAGAAATATTAAAAAGTGTACCTGATAATATCGAAGAGATCAATACAAATTTAGCAATTTCTAATCCTGAAAAGGTAGGAAGCTTTTATCAAGAAGCTTTGCAATACCCTTCTTTGAATATACGCGGATTAGGTTCTGGATGGATCGGTGATCAAGCTAGAACAATTTTACCAGCTACAGCTACAGCAGAATTAGACTTAAGGCTAGTGCCTGAATCTGATGGTAACAGACTTAAAAAATTAGTAAAAGAGCATATTAAAAATCAAGGCTTTCATGTGATGAGTACCGAGCCTACTATGGAAGACAGACTAAAATATGATAAGATAGTTACCATTAAAGAAGGTTCGGTTACAGATGCCTTCCGTACAGATTTGAATAATCCGTTTGGTAATAGCATTGTAAAAACCATGGAAACTAAATTCGGAGAAAAGCCCGTTCAAATAAGAATAATGGGTGGTACGGTTCCTATTTCTCCTTTTATCAATGAATTAAAGATTCCGGCATTTATTGTACCAATGGTGAACGCAGATAACAATCAACACAGCCCGAACGAGAATTTAAAAATTGGTCAGATTGCTTATGGTATCGAAACATTTTATGCGTTATTAAGTTCTAAAATGTAA
- the trpA gene encoding tryptophan synthase subunit alpha: protein MSNRITTKLQEDKKLLSIYFTAGYPALNDTVQIIQDLEKNGVDMIEIGLPFSDPLADGPTIQESSTAALKNGMTSEILFNQLKDIRKTVSIPLIIMGYFNPMLQYGVEAFCKKCQEIGIDGLILPDLPLDVYQEDYEAIFKKYGLINVFLITPQTSDTRIRQIDDASNGFIYMVSSASVTGSKSGFGQEQESYFERIAAMNLKNPQIVGFGIKDEETFQQATKTAKGAIIGSAFIKHLTANGTDKTAEFTKLIR from the coding sequence ATGAGCAATAGAATTACAACAAAATTACAAGAAGACAAAAAGCTTCTTTCTATATATTTCACCGCTGGTTACCCTGCATTGAACGATACCGTACAAATCATTCAAGATTTGGAAAAGAATGGGGTTGATATGATTGAAATAGGTCTACCATTTAGTGACCCATTAGCAGACGGACCTACTATTCAAGAAAGCTCAACAGCTGCATTGAAAAATGGAATGACCTCCGAAATACTTTTCAACCAATTAAAAGATATTCGTAAAACGGTTTCTATCCCTTTAATTATCATGGGATATTTTAACCCAATGTTGCAATATGGTGTTGAGGCATTCTGTAAAAAATGTCAAGAGATTGGTATTGACGGACTCATTTTACCAGACCTTCCGTTAGATGTTTACCAAGAAGATTATGAAGCTATTTTTAAGAAATACGGACTCATAAATGTTTTTCTAATTACACCACAAACGAGCGATACTCGTATTCGCCAAATTGACGATGCTTCAAACGGATTCATCTATATGGTAAGCTCAGCTAGTGTTACAGGTTCAAAATCGGGCTTTGGTCAAGAACAAGAAAGTTATTTTGAGCGTATTGCGGCAATGAATTTAAAGAACCCACAAATAGTAGGTTTCGGTATTAAAGATGAAGAAACATTTCAACAAGCTACGAAAACTGCTAAAGGTGCTATAATAGGCTCTGCTTTTATTAAGCATTTGACTGCTAATGGAACTGATAAAACTGCTGAGTTCACCAAACTAATACGTTAA
- the trpB gene encoding tryptophan synthase subunit beta yields MNYNADEKGYYGEFGGAFIPEMLYPNVEELRQNYLKLMYEDSFQKEFNQLLKDYVGRPSPLYFAKRLSEKHGCKIYLKREDLNHTGAHKINNTVGQILMAQKLGKTRIIAETGAGQHGVATATVCALMGMECIVYMGEIDIARQAPNVARMKMLGAEVRPAKSGSRTLKDATNEAIRDWINNPVDTHYIIGSAIGPHPYPDMVTRFQSIISEEIKWQLKEHEGRENPDYVVACIGGGSNAAGTYYHFLDEPEVGIIAVEAAGKGVNSGESAATSALGKVGIIHGCKTMLMQTTDGQITEPYSISAGLDYPGVGPMHSHLFKSGRAEFYSATDDEAMAAGLELSQLEGIIPAIETGHAFAIFEHKKFKKDDVVVISLSGRGDKDLNTYIDYFKLA; encoded by the coding sequence ATGAATTATAATGCTGATGAAAAAGGATACTACGGTGAATTTGGTGGTGCCTTTATACCTGAAATGTTGTACCCAAATGTAGAAGAGCTACGACAGAATTATTTAAAACTGATGTATGAAGATTCTTTTCAGAAAGAATTTAATCAGCTTTTAAAAGACTATGTTGGTAGACCTTCTCCCCTATATTTTGCTAAACGTCTTTCTGAAAAGCACGGATGTAAAATATATCTAAAAAGAGAAGACCTTAACCATACTGGTGCCCACAAGATCAATAATACAGTCGGTCAAATTCTTATGGCGCAAAAATTGGGTAAAACTAGAATTATTGCTGAAACTGGTGCTGGTCAACATGGTGTGGCTACAGCTACTGTTTGCGCTTTAATGGGCATGGAATGTATCGTTTACATGGGTGAAATTGATATTGCGCGTCAAGCCCCTAATGTTGCCCGTATGAAAATGCTCGGTGCTGAAGTACGACCTGCAAAATCTGGGAGTAGAACATTAAAAGATGCTACCAACGAAGCTATTAGAGATTGGATCAATAACCCTGTAGATACACATTACATTATTGGTTCTGCAATTGGTCCGCATCCTTACCCAGACATGGTTACTCGTTTTCAATCTATAATATCTGAAGAGATAAAATGGCAACTGAAAGAACATGAAGGGCGAGAAAATCCTGATTATGTAGTGGCTTGTATTGGTGGTGGAAGTAATGCCGCTGGTACTTATTATCACTTCTTAGATGAACCTGAGGTTGGCATTATTGCTGTTGAAGCTGCTGGTAAAGGTGTTAATTCTGGTGAAAGTGCAGCAACATCTGCTCTTGGTAAAGTAGGTATTATTCATGGTTGCAAAACCATGTTGATGCAAACCACAGATGGTCAAATTACCGAACCTTACTCTATTTCTGCCGGATTAGATTATCCTGGCGTAGGGCCAATGCACTCACATTTATTTAAATCTGGTCGTGCTGAATTTTACTCAGCTACTGATGATGAAGCTATGGCAGCAGGTTTAGAACTATCACAATTAGAAGGTATTATACCCGCTATTGAAACGGGACATGCATTTGCAATTTTTGAACATAAAAAATTCAAAAAAGATGACGTTGTCGTTATCAGTCTTTCTGGTCGTGGAGATAAAGATTTGAACACTTATATTGATTACTTTAAGTTAGCATAA
- a CDS encoding phosphoribosylanthranilate isomerase: MKLKICGMKLNTPEVAQLRPDYLGFIFWEPSSRFFEGEIPELPHSISKVGVFVDAELEYVIDMVSKHQLQGLQLHGHETPEYCTKIASELKKQNHKVDIIKVFSIKEEFNFDVLKPYENVCDYYLFDTKGKLPGGNGYTFDWSVLKNYPSTKPYFLSGGIGLNNLDKINEFMKTPESKYCFAIDVNSSFEIAPGLKNIEELQKFKEAL; the protein is encoded by the coding sequence ATGAAACTTAAAATTTGTGGAATGAAACTGAATACGCCTGAAGTTGCGCAATTGCGACCAGACTATTTAGGCTTTATTTTCTGGGAACCTTCTTCTCGGTTTTTTGAAGGTGAAATCCCTGAACTTCCGCATTCCATAAGTAAAGTAGGAGTTTTTGTTGATGCTGAGCTTGAATATGTTATTGATATGGTAAGCAAACATCAGTTACAAGGCTTACAATTACATGGTCATGAAACCCCGGAATACTGTACTAAAATTGCATCTGAATTAAAAAAACAAAATCATAAAGTCGACATCATAAAAGTCTTCTCAATCAAAGAGGAATTTAACTTTGATGTATTGAAACCATATGAAAATGTGTGCGACTATTACCTTTTTGACACTAAAGGAAAATTACCTGGTGGTAATGGGTATACATTTGACTGGTCTGTTCTAAAGAATTACCCCTCTACCAAACCATATTTTTTAAGTGGAGGTATTGGTTTAAATAATCTTGATAAGATTAATGAGTTTATGAAAACACCTGAGTCTAAATACTGCTTTGCCATTGATGTAAATAGCAGCTTTGAAATAGCACCAGGATTAAAAAATATTGAAGAATTACAAAAGTTTAAAGAAGCGCTATGA